A genome region from Fibrobacter sp. UWB11 includes the following:
- a CDS encoding DASS family sodium-coupled anion symporter yields the protein MTKAKLIKLIIASVLAIAALFVPYEALGFVGDHALNTLEIRVIAIFVMAALFWILQPFPIWSTSMFVIVLMILTLSNSALIPFRVEGVEPLKFKDIMATFANPIIMLFLGGFFLASAACKYNMDKNLARVLLKPFGKDPKWVLLGLMIITAVFSMFMSNTATAAMMLAILGPVLKLFDANDRGKAAFALAIPLGANIGGMGTPIGTPPNAIALGALQSSGFNISFGQWMEFGVPYVIVMMVIAWFLLLKLYPIKMKEMNLDIEGAEGFDKSPRAIIVYITFAVCVILWVTGSKVHGLNDNVIAMIPMAVFALTGVITKKDLNEMSWDVLWLVAGGFALGLGLQQTGLAKDLINAIPFNTWSPVVLMVGCGFICLFMANFMSHTSTASLLVPIFIVVAVSCKDNLAPLGGVTSLMVAVAFASSLGMCLPISTPPNALAHATGYTDTRGMAITGIVMGIGGLVLSWIMMFGLSKVNFFEDPADVAVAPAAAAAPAPAAPVYAKPAEVAAPAETIAEPAAPVADSAAVAIPADSAAKVVVDSTAK from the coding sequence ATGACAAAAGCAAAACTCATCAAACTCATTATTGCATCGGTGCTTGCCATCGCTGCCCTCTTCGTCCCGTACGAAGCCCTCGGCTTCGTTGGTGACCACGCGTTGAACACTCTCGAAATTCGCGTTATCGCAATCTTTGTGATGGCAGCCCTTTTCTGGATTCTTCAACCGTTCCCAATCTGGTCCACCTCCATGTTCGTCATCGTGTTGATGATTCTCACGCTTTCGAACTCGGCACTTATCCCGTTCCGCGTGGAAGGTGTTGAACCGCTCAAGTTCAAGGATATCATGGCAACGTTTGCCAATCCGATCATCATGCTCTTCTTGGGTGGCTTCTTCCTTGCTTCTGCCGCTTGCAAGTACAACATGGACAAGAACCTTGCCCGTGTGCTCTTGAAGCCGTTCGGCAAGGACCCGAAGTGGGTGCTCCTTGGCCTCATGATCATTACTGCTGTGTTCTCCATGTTCATGAGCAACACCGCTACTGCTGCAATGATGCTCGCTATCCTCGGCCCGGTGCTCAAGCTCTTTGATGCCAACGACCGCGGTAAAGCTGCTTTTGCTCTTGCCATCCCGCTCGGTGCAAACATCGGTGGTATGGGTACTCCGATCGGTACGCCTCCTAACGCCATCGCTCTTGGCGCTCTCCAGTCCAGCGGCTTCAACATCTCGTTTGGCCAGTGGATGGAATTCGGTGTTCCGTATGTGATTGTTATGATGGTTATTGCTTGGTTCTTGCTCCTCAAGCTCTATCCGATCAAGATGAAGGAAATGAACCTCGATATCGAAGGTGCTGAAGGTTTTGACAAGAGCCCGCGCGCTATCATCGTTTACATTACCTTTGCTGTGTGCGTGATTTTGTGGGTGACGGGTAGCAAGGTTCACGGTCTTAACGACAACGTGATTGCTATGATCCCGATGGCTGTGTTTGCTTTGACGGGTGTGATTACTAAGAAAGACCTCAACGAAATGAGCTGGGACGTTCTCTGGCTTGTGGCTGGTGGTTTTGCTCTCGGTCTCGGTTTGCAGCAGACAGGTCTTGCAAAGGACCTCATCAACGCTATTCCGTTCAACACCTGGTCTCCGGTCGTCCTCATGGTCGGTTGCGGCTTCATCTGCCTTTTCATGGCAAACTTCATGAGCCACACCTCTACCGCAAGCTTGCTCGTCCCGATCTTCATCGTTGTGGCTGTGAGCTGCAAGGACAACCTCGCTCCGCTCGGTGGCGTGACCTCCTTGATGGTCGCTGTCGCATTCGCAAGCTCTCTCGGTATGTGCCTCCCGATTTCTACGCCTCCTAACGCTCTTGCCCACGCAACGGGTTACACGGATACGCGAGGCATGGCTATCACGGGTATCGTGATGGGTATCGGCGGTCTCGTTCTTTCCTGGATCATGATGTTCGGTCTTTCCAAGGTGAACTTCTTCGAAGATCCGGCTGACGTCGCTGTTGCTCCTGCCGCCGCCGCTGCCCCGGCTCCTGCCGCACCTGTTTATGCAAAGCCTGCCGAAGTTGCTGCTCCGGCCGAAACAATCGCTGAACCGGCCGCACCAGTTGCTGATAGCGCTGCAGTCGCTATTCCGGCTGACTCTGCTGCTAAGGTTGTGGTTGATTCCACTGCTAAGTAA